Proteins co-encoded in one uncultured Draconibacterium sp. genomic window:
- a CDS encoding glycosyl hydrolase family 8, whose protein sequence is MKTITLILVLILINEFCSLGQSLNFPFPNHTLYTTKHIKPNNYTQAELDNHTSSFYDEWKQKYLKNDCGNTNEYYILSGNGAKTISEAHGYGMMIIAYFAGYDANAQTYFDGLYNYYKAHPSNINNSLMDWQQITCNDAPSSDDDAASDGDIDIAFSLLLAHAQWGSNGTVNYLGEATNIINAIMQDEINQTTWTVKLGDWCDASDPSYFYGTRPSDFIPNHFRSFLIATNNANWNNVINTCYSLIENMQTNYSTTTGLIPDFIINANTTPSPAGANYLEDIYDGDYYYNACRVPWRLGTDYLLNGDLRAKTAINKINTWLMSTSDSNVNNISNGYYLNGTAIYNWNNATFVGPLTVGAMLNTSNQTWLNSLYENLFSNNDLIDGDYYSNTIKLLSMIVISGNYWSPDNNILTSEQFFKNTFDVIVYPTIANESIIIKTPNEENLENKHFRITDENGKILIDDTIQNDIVDISFLDSGAYFISIIIKDKGMVTKKIIKK, encoded by the coding sequence ATGAAAACAATAACACTCATTCTAGTACTGATCTTAATTAATGAATTTTGCTCATTAGGGCAATCACTCAACTTTCCATTTCCAAATCATACGCTTTATACAACAAAGCACATTAAACCAAATAATTATACTCAAGCAGAATTAGATAATCATACCAGTTCATTTTATGATGAATGGAAACAGAAATATCTCAAAAACGACTGTGGAAACACCAATGAATATTATATTCTTAGTGGAAATGGAGCAAAAACTATTTCAGAAGCTCATGGTTATGGCATGATGATTATTGCTTATTTTGCTGGCTATGATGCAAATGCTCAAACTTATTTCGATGGTTTATATAACTATTACAAAGCACACCCAAGCAATATCAATAACAGCTTAATGGATTGGCAACAAATTACGTGCAATGATGCACCAAGTTCAGATGACGATGCTGCCAGTGATGGCGATATTGATATAGCCTTCAGTTTATTATTGGCTCATGCTCAATGGGGAAGTAACGGAACCGTCAATTATTTAGGTGAAGCAACAAATATTATCAACGCTATAATGCAAGATGAAATAAATCAGACCACATGGACAGTTAAACTTGGTGATTGGTGTGATGCAAGCGACCCTAGTTATTTTTATGGTACCAGACCTTCAGATTTTATTCCGAATCATTTCAGATCTTTTTTAATTGCAACGAATAATGCCAACTGGAATAATGTAATTAATACATGCTATTCACTAATCGAAAATATGCAAACCAACTATAGCACTACAACAGGTTTAATTCCTGATTTTATTATAAATGCAAATACAACTCCAAGTCCGGCAGGAGCAAATTATTTAGAAGATATTTATGATGGAGATTATTATTACAATGCTTGCCGTGTTCCCTGGCGCTTAGGAACCGATTATTTATTAAATGGCGACTTAAGGGCTAAGACCGCAATCAATAAAATAAATACATGGTTAATGTCAACAAGCGATTCTAATGTCAACAACATATCAAACGGGTATTATCTAAATGGAACAGCCATTTACAACTGGAACAATGCAACGTTTGTTGGGCCTTTAACTGTTGGAGCCATGCTAAACACTTCAAATCAGACATGGTTAAATAGTCTTTACGAAAATTTGTTCTCTAATAATGATTTAATTGATGGAGATTATTATTCCAACACAATAAAACTTTTATCAATGATTGTAATTTCAGGAAATTATTGGTCTCCTGATAACAACATTTTAACTTCAGAGCAATTTTTTAAGAATACATTTGATGTTATCGTTTACCCAACAATTGCTAATGAATCGATAATTATCAAAACACCAAATGAAGAGAATCTTGAAAATAAACATTTCAGAATTACAGATGAGAACGGAAAAATATTGATTGATGATACGATACAAAATGACATTGTCGACATTTCATTTTTAGATTCTGGTGCATATTTCATCTCCATTATCATTAAAGACAAAGGAATGGTAACCAAAAAAATTATAAAAAAATAA
- a CDS encoding pyruvate, water dikinase regulatory protein produces the protein MSKKSPAPIYVVSGGTGIAGNNLVQALLIQYPENKIPVEIVGRVTSEDEVFDIIMKAKADKGLIAHTMVNPELRLKINELGEEFNVRVIDLMGELANYLDDTLDVEPMVHPGLYREINYQYFDRIDSIEFTLSQDDGMSPERLRNAEIILTGVSRAGKTPLSVYLAMYGWKVANVPLVPGVQPPDELYQVDPNRVFGLHIGATQLIAHRQKRIASWENHHVDSYVDQRAVREEIRKAMFVFDRGGFTVINVSNKPIESTANEILAYMSKRFSHRGRKLESPYHGPEELPPK, from the coding sequence ATGAGTAAAAAATCACCGGCACCAATTTATGTTGTATCCGGCGGTACAGGAATCGCTGGAAATAACCTGGTTCAGGCTTTATTAATTCAGTATCCTGAAAATAAGATACCCGTAGAGATTGTAGGAAGAGTGACGAGCGAAGATGAGGTTTTCGATATTATTATGAAAGCCAAAGCCGATAAAGGGCTGATTGCTCATACAATGGTTAATCCTGAGTTGAGACTCAAAATTAATGAGCTGGGAGAAGAATTTAATGTTCGGGTAATTGATTTAATGGGCGAACTGGCCAACTATTTAGACGATACGCTGGATGTAGAGCCAATGGTGCATCCGGGCTTATACCGCGAAATCAATTACCAGTATTTCGATCGAATTGATTCCATTGAATTTACTTTATCGCAAGACGATGGAATGAGCCCCGAGCGATTACGTAATGCTGAGATTATTTTAACTGGTGTTTCACGGGCCGGAAAAACGCCTCTTAGCGTGTACTTGGCTATGTACGGCTGGAAAGTGGCAAATGTACCGCTGGTACCCGGTGTACAGCCGCCCGACGAGCTATATCAGGTTGATCCTAACCGCGTATTTGGACTACATATTGGTGCCACCCAGTTAATTGCTCATCGCCAAAAAAGGATTGCAAGTTGGGAGAATCACCATGTCGATTCTTATGTCGATCAGCGCGCAGTGCGCGAAGAAATTCGGAAAGCCATGTTTGTGTTCGACCGGGGAGGATTTACGGTTATCAATGTTTCCAATAAACCAATTGAGAGCACGGCCAACGAAATTCTGGCCTACATGTCGAAACGTTTTTCGCATCGTGGGCGAAAACTGGAATCGCCGTATCACGGCCCGGAGGAATTGCCACCAAAATAG
- a CDS encoding radical SAM protein, giving the protein MATFLFDKIIFGPVKSRRLGVSLGINLLPTEAKVCSFDCIYCECGFTPGEYKEKVTFPSRADVKMRLEVKLHEMVSANELPDVITFAGNGEPTLHPEFAGIIDDTIALRDEITPDARIAVLSNATMIHRKSVFDALLKIKDNIQKLDSAFEETVKLLDCPKGNFKLSNTIEQLIAFNGKVIIQTMFVRGSYKGKTIDNTTEEEISAWIDLLKKIKPLQVMIYTIARDTPIDTLVKVPLDDLNSIAEKVREAGFDVQVSG; this is encoded by the coding sequence ATGGCAACATTTCTATTCGATAAAATAATATTTGGGCCGGTAAAAAGCCGCCGTTTGGGGGTTTCGCTGGGAATAAATTTATTGCCCACCGAAGCCAAAGTTTGTTCGTTCGACTGTATCTACTGCGAGTGTGGTTTTACGCCGGGTGAATACAAGGAAAAGGTCACTTTTCCGTCGCGTGCCGATGTAAAAATGCGATTGGAAGTAAAACTGCATGAAATGGTTTCTGCGAACGAATTACCCGATGTAATTACCTTTGCCGGAAATGGCGAACCAACATTACATCCCGAGTTTGCCGGAATTATTGACGACACCATTGCCTTGCGCGATGAGATTACACCAGATGCCCGCATTGCTGTGCTTTCTAATGCAACAATGATCCATCGTAAATCGGTTTTTGATGCTTTATTGAAAATAAAAGACAATATTCAGAAACTGGACTCAGCCTTTGAAGAAACGGTAAAATTGCTCGATTGTCCGAAAGGGAATTTCAAGCTATCGAATACCATCGAGCAATTGATTGCTTTTAATGGGAAGGTGATTATTCAGACCATGTTTGTGCGCGGAAGCTATAAAGGCAAAACCATTGATAACACTACAGAGGAAGAGATTTCTGCATGGATTGATTTGCTGAAGAAAATAAAGCCCTTGCAAGTAATGATTTATACAATTGCCCGCGATACGCCAATTGATACTTTGGTAAAAGTTCCACTTGATGATTTGAATTCCATAGCCGAAAAAGTTCGCGAAGCCGGTTTTGATGTGCAGGTTTCAGGGTAA
- a CDS encoding TonB-dependent receptor, with protein sequence MKSIYAILLLFISCQIAWAEGLNDDKKDKTDAMLFGDVKSGEEHIPFATITIKGTTIGTAADATGHFKMTNLPLGKQVVVISAIGYQPMEKEVKMEAKKSVTILAELKPDNIGIEQVVVSADRNAKSRRETPTIVNSINPKLFERVQSVTLGEGLNFSPGLRMENNCQNCGFSQVRMNGLEGPYSQILINSRPVFSGLAGVYGLELIPANMIERVEVIRGGGSSMYGSNAIAGTINLITKDPVMNSFETSVNNSFVGVGEGYDAASDYNININGSFVTDDYKTGMSIFGFHRKRDPFDANGDGFSELSRINNTTIGARLYQRVANRGKVTIDYFNINEDRRGGNKFYLPLHESDISESVQHQINSGALNFDLLLRDNDKFSAFVSMQGVDRDSYYGAKRDLSAYGHTEDLTYAAGLQYIRNIDYLLFSPATITSGIETNGSSLEDEKLGYYDRAKDVQHGNTQIADQRMTNYGAFVQSEWKTEKVVFSAGLRYDHYNIEEKIQNNDDVSGNVLSPRVSLLYNIFEHLQFRSSFGRGFRAPQIFDEDLHIEASSARLVLHENDPNLKQESSNSFTASLDYSNEIGNWQYQLLVEGFYTQLIDPFANEYGDDENRVVVYTRVNAEDGADVKGMNIELNASPSQKFQLQSGFTVQKSEYKSEQEFSEKRFFRTPNTYGYLSANISPTPVFDIAFTGNYTGKMLVPYFGPTIEKPKEGEPKKGELRESNSFFDTGIKLCYHFRLSDYMEVELNGGVKNIFNSYQEDFDLGEDRDPSYVYGPLSPRTIYFGIKIGNLY encoded by the coding sequence ATGAAATCCATATATGCAATTTTATTGCTATTCATTTCATGTCAGATTGCCTGGGCAGAAGGGCTCAACGACGATAAAAAAGACAAGACTGATGCCATGCTTTTTGGCGATGTAAAATCGGGCGAAGAACATATTCCGTTTGCAACAATAACCATTAAAGGAACTACCATTGGAACGGCTGCCGATGCCACCGGTCATTTTAAAATGACAAATTTGCCACTTGGAAAACAAGTGGTTGTAATATCGGCAATTGGCTATCAGCCAATGGAGAAAGAGGTGAAAATGGAAGCTAAAAAAAGTGTTACTATTTTGGCCGAACTTAAGCCTGATAATATCGGAATTGAACAGGTTGTGGTTTCGGCCGACAGAAATGCCAAAAGCCGGAGAGAAACGCCAACCATTGTGAACAGCATCAACCCAAAATTATTTGAACGGGTACAGAGTGTTACGCTAGGCGAAGGACTGAATTTTTCGCCCGGATTGCGAATGGAGAACAACTGCCAGAACTGTGGTTTTTCGCAGGTACGAATGAATGGGCTGGAAGGACCCTATTCACAAATTCTTATTAATTCGCGCCCGGTTTTTAGCGGATTGGCTGGTGTTTATGGACTGGAGCTGATCCCTGCTAATATGATTGAACGGGTGGAGGTAATTCGTGGTGGCGGATCATCCATGTACGGAAGTAATGCCATTGCCGGAACCATTAATCTAATTACAAAAGATCCGGTAATGAACAGTTTCGAAACCTCGGTAAATAATAGTTTTGTGGGAGTAGGAGAGGGCTACGATGCAGCCAGCGATTATAATATTAATATTAATGGCTCGTTTGTAACCGACGATTATAAAACAGGGATGAGTATTTTTGGGTTTCACCGAAAACGCGATCCGTTTGATGCCAATGGCGACGGATTCTCGGAATTGTCAAGAATTAACAATACCACAATCGGGGCTCGTTTATACCAGCGTGTAGCAAACCGTGGAAAAGTTACTATCGATTATTTCAATATAAACGAAGACCGACGTGGTGGAAATAAGTTCTATCTTCCACTGCACGAGTCGGATATTTCTGAAAGCGTTCAGCACCAAATAAATTCGGGAGCTCTGAATTTTGATTTGCTGCTTCGCGATAACGATAAATTCTCGGCATTTGTATCAATGCAGGGGGTTGACCGTGATTCGTATTATGGAGCCAAACGAGATCTATCAGCATACGGACACACCGAGGATTTGACTTATGCTGCTGGTTTGCAATACATTCGAAATATTGACTATCTGCTGTTTTCTCCGGCAACAATTACTTCTGGAATTGAGACAAATGGTAGTTCATTAGAAGACGAAAAACTGGGGTATTACGATCGTGCAAAAGATGTGCAACACGGAAATACTCAAATTGCCGATCAGAGAATGACCAACTATGGCGCGTTTGTACAATCGGAGTGGAAAACCGAGAAAGTGGTTTTTAGTGCCGGTTTGCGCTATGATCATTACAACATCGAGGAAAAAATACAAAACAACGATGATGTGAGTGGAAATGTTTTAAGTCCGCGTGTGAGTTTGCTGTACAATATTTTTGAACACCTGCAATTCAGAAGTAGTTTTGGCCGTGGTTTCCGTGCTCCGCAGATTTTTGATGAAGACCTTCATATCGAAGCATCAAGTGCACGTCTGGTGCTTCATGAGAATGACCCGAATCTGAAACAGGAATCGTCAAACAGTTTTACAGCATCGCTTGATTATTCGAATGAAATTGGCAATTGGCAATACCAGTTGTTGGTCGAAGGATTTTACACCCAGTTAATCGATCCGTTTGCAAATGAATACGGAGATGACGAAAACAGAGTCGTTGTCTATACCCGTGTAAATGCCGAAGACGGTGCCGACGTGAAGGGAATGAATATTGAACTGAATGCGTCGCCATCGCAGAAATTCCAGCTTCAGTCGGGGTTTACCGTTCAGAAAAGTGAGTATAAGTCCGAACAGGAATTTAGCGAAAAACGCTTTTTCAGAACGCCCAATACCTACGGTTATCTTAGTGCAAATATTAGTCCAACACCTGTATTCGATATTGCATTTACCGGAAATTATACCGGGAAAATGTTGGTACCTTATTTTGGACCTACCATTGAAAAACCTAAGGAAGGAGAACCTAAGAAAGGAGAACTCAGGGAAAGTAATTCGTTTTTTGATACAGGAATAAAACTTTGTTACCATTTCCGCTTGTCGGATTACATGGAAGTGGAGTTGAACGGCGGAGTGAAAAACATTTTTAACAGTTACCAGGAAGATTTTGATTTGGGAGAAGATCGTGACCCATCGTATGTGTATGGCCCCTTATCTCCAAGAACTATTTATTTTGGGATAAAAATAGGAAACTTGTATTAG
- a CDS encoding DUF3859 domain-containing protein, giving the protein MARRRPTFKIYSYGEYSKWDRASRDIPKILDFTTEIKAEIGTEFGYVLHIKNGKGEKVDFQIDHPPFKDEEGNVRPPFTGEQFIRTNDFEFYLGDCIWEPLDDKLGKWELTTWYKGKVVAHKIFMLI; this is encoded by the coding sequence ATGGCAAGACGCAGACCAACATTTAAAATCTACAGTTACGGCGAGTACTCGAAATGGGATCGGGCAAGCAGGGATATTCCGAAGATATTGGATTTTACCACAGAAATTAAAGCTGAGATAGGAACGGAGTTTGGCTACGTGTTGCACATTAAAAATGGCAAGGGAGAGAAAGTCGATTTTCAGATCGATCATCCGCCATTTAAAGATGAAGAGGGGAATGTAAGACCTCCGTTTACAGGCGAACAATTTATCAGAACTAATGATTTTGAGTTTTATTTGGGCGATTGCATTTGGGAACCACTTGACGACAAGTTGGGAAAATGGGAGCTAACCACCTGGTATAAAGGCAAAGTGGTTGCTCACAAAATTTTCATGTTGATCTAA
- a CDS encoding penicillin acylase family protein, translated as MNILKRVLLGVLGFLILALVVGFVVLQNIKTSAVPDYNEDLKLEGLTQPVSIFRDEHAIPHIYAENETDLYRAVGFVMAQDRLWQMDLLRRVTQGRLSEILGKDQLETDLMMRALRIQEKSEKILATSSPEIVAALEAYSDGINQYIRKYPLPPEFKVLQYKPEIWEPVHCINLIGYMSWDLSMGWGTEYFLHQLRAEVSDEKIAELIPDLKNHKTAIYPEFGKIKIEASETLLSATENLTDLGAEIFNGSNNWAVAGKKSQTGMPLLANDMHLGLFAPGIWYQMHQVVDGEINVTGLVVPGQPFVICGHNDSIAWGMTNVMVDDLDFYAEKLNEDSTKYWFDGAWHDLRIKKEIIKTKEGEKFEEELKFTHRGPMVNRMKKEKQTPLSIRWLGNEMSNEIRTVFLLNRANNWSDFRNAMSTFKSVSQNVVYADAKGNIGLQCSAGVPIREGSGIQIYPGDSSKYDWQGLVPFEELPYEFNPERGYVSSANNKTVPDDYPYYISHWFATPSRIDRIREMLEAKEKLGIDDFKAMQSDWKSKKAEQMTPIFVESLQKQPDLNETEQAAFNKLKSWDYNLTRESQAASIFEILYRKSMENLVKDELSPELFGGILGQKMLLENLMINLLAEGQSQWTDNVMTDKTETFDDIIVQSFNETVADLTNKLGPEVERWKWGSIHTFTLKHPLGVVSVLDKVLKLNRGPFEVPGSYHTVCPYSYSFTNLYETSHGASHRHIYSTQNWNDSKTIIPTGTSGIPASDFYLDQTELYLNNDYHPDLFTKQDVENNARFEMQLNPE; from the coding sequence ATGAATATCTTAAAACGTGTATTGTTAGGAGTACTTGGTTTTCTTATTCTTGCTTTAGTTGTTGGCTTCGTAGTGCTACAGAATATTAAAACTTCGGCAGTGCCCGATTATAACGAAGACCTGAAACTGGAAGGCCTCACTCAACCGGTTTCCATATTTCGCGATGAGCATGCTATTCCGCATATTTACGCCGAAAACGAAACTGATTTGTACCGTGCTGTAGGTTTTGTTATGGCACAAGACCGGCTGTGGCAAATGGATTTATTGCGCCGTGTAACGCAAGGACGATTATCTGAAATATTAGGAAAAGATCAGCTGGAAACCGACCTGATGATGCGCGCACTTCGTATTCAGGAGAAATCGGAAAAGATACTGGCTACTTCATCGCCTGAAATCGTAGCTGCGCTTGAAGCGTATTCTGATGGTATAAATCAATACATCAGAAAATATCCGTTGCCACCCGAGTTTAAAGTGTTGCAGTATAAACCTGAAATCTGGGAGCCGGTGCATTGTATTAACCTGATTGGCTACATGTCGTGGGATTTATCGATGGGCTGGGGAACCGAGTACTTTCTGCATCAGTTGCGTGCAGAAGTTTCCGATGAGAAGATTGCTGAGCTGATTCCCGATCTGAAAAACCATAAAACCGCTATTTATCCCGAATTTGGGAAGATTAAGATTGAGGCATCGGAGACGCTGTTATCTGCTACCGAAAATTTAACGGATTTGGGTGCAGAGATTTTTAACGGAAGTAACAACTGGGCGGTTGCAGGCAAAAAGAGCCAAACCGGAATGCCGCTTTTGGCCAACGACATGCATCTGGGGTTGTTTGCTCCGGGCATCTGGTACCAGATGCACCAGGTTGTTGATGGGGAAATTAATGTAACAGGCCTTGTGGTGCCCGGTCAGCCTTTTGTAATTTGCGGACACAACGACAGCATTGCCTGGGGAATGACCAATGTTATGGTGGACGACCTCGATTTTTATGCAGAGAAATTAAACGAAGATTCAACAAAATATTGGTTCGATGGTGCCTGGCATGATTTACGGATTAAAAAGGAAATCATTAAAACGAAGGAAGGAGAGAAGTTTGAAGAGGAACTGAAGTTTACGCACCGTGGCCCGATGGTGAATCGGATGAAGAAAGAAAAGCAAACGCCATTGTCAATTCGTTGGCTGGGCAATGAAATGAGTAACGAGATCCGCACTGTTTTTTTATTGAACCGTGCCAATAACTGGAGCGATTTTCGTAATGCCATGAGCACTTTTAAGTCGGTAAGCCAGAATGTGGTTTACGCCGATGCGAAAGGAAATATTGGGTTGCAATGCAGCGCTGGAGTGCCCATTCGCGAAGGCTCAGGAATTCAGATCTATCCGGGCGACAGCAGTAAATACGACTGGCAGGGATTGGTGCCTTTTGAGGAATTGCCCTACGAGTTTAATCCGGAAAGAGGTTACGTATCGTCGGCTAACAACAAAACCGTACCCGACGATTATCCCTATTACATCAGTCATTGGTTTGCAACGCCAAGCCGGATCGACCGGATTAGAGAAATGTTGGAAGCAAAAGAAAAACTGGGTATCGACGATTTTAAGGCCATGCAAAGCGACTGGAAATCGAAAAAGGCGGAGCAGATGACACCGATTTTTGTTGAGTCGTTACAAAAGCAACCCGATTTAAATGAAACGGAACAAGCGGCTTTCAACAAATTGAAAAGCTGGGATTATAATCTTACACGCGAAAGTCAGGCGGCATCGATATTTGAAATTCTATACCGGAAATCGATGGAGAATCTGGTTAAAGATGAGCTATCGCCTGAATTATTCGGGGGAATATTAGGGCAGAAAATGTTATTGGAAAACCTGATGATAAACCTCTTGGCTGAAGGACAATCGCAATGGACTGACAATGTTATGACTGATAAAACAGAAACTTTTGATGATATTATTGTACAATCATTCAACGAAACTGTTGCTGATCTTACTAACAAACTTGGGCCCGAAGTAGAACGGTGGAAGTGGGGCAGTATTCATACATTCACTTTAAAACATCCGCTTGGCGTTGTTTCGGTTTTGGATAAAGTACTAAAACTTAATCGCGGGCCTTTTGAGGTTCCGGGAAGTTATCATACGGTGTGTCCTTATTCGTATTCGTTTACAAATCTTTACGAAACTTCTCATGGCGCATCGCACAGGCACATTTACAGTACGCAAAACTGGAACGATTCAAAAACCATTATCCCAACCGGAACAAGTGGAATTCCGGCCAGCGATTTCTATCTCGACCAAACAGAACTGTATCTCAATAACGACTACCATCCAGATCTGTTTACAAAACAAGATGTGGAAAATAACGCCCGGTTTGAAATGCAATTGAATCCCGAGTAG
- a CDS encoding DUF2147 domain-containing protein has translation MKKLVILFFLGVYALAGKAQEADQIVGVWWNDEKTTKIEVEKQDGKYIGTIVYMIPDKYKNGQAPKDKENPDPALRNRSVVGIQILNGFEYDAKKEEWINGKIYDPKSGKTYDCYSWLESDDMLKLKGFVAGIRMLGRSSEWYRTTL, from the coding sequence ATGAAGAAGCTTGTAATTCTTTTTTTCCTTGGAGTTTATGCTTTGGCAGGTAAGGCTCAAGAGGCCGATCAAATTGTTGGCGTTTGGTGGAACGATGAAAAAACGACCAAGATTGAGGTTGAAAAACAGGATGGAAAGTACATTGGAACCATTGTTTATATGATTCCGGATAAATACAAAAACGGACAAGCACCAAAGGATAAGGAAAACCCGGATCCGGCATTGCGCAACAGATCGGTGGTGGGCATCCAGATATTAAATGGTTTTGAATACGATGCAAAAAAAGAAGAATGGATAAACGGGAAAATTTACGACCCTAAATCGGGGAAAACCTACGATTGCTACAGCTGGCTGGAAAGCGACGATATGTTAAAACTTAAAGGTTTTGTTGCTGGAATACGTATGTTGGGACGAAGTTCAGAGTGGTATCGAACTACGCTTTAA
- a CDS encoding MBL fold metallo-hydrolase, protein MINNNKNDWFTIERIDDNTFIISEYKHWEETHCYILNGTEKCLLIDTGLGVENILEQVQKLTDKPVTVVTTHVHYDHFGGHKYFSDFYVHEAETEWINGGFPLTIEQVRNFLIEEPCDFPKDFDVNAYNLFKGIPTRVLKDNDTIELGGRTIQVLHTPGHSPGHMCFFERDKGYLYTGDLIYMDVLFADFPSTDPIAYMNSIKKLLSLPIKKILPPHHDLNVPLSIIKDMDNAFSELYLKGQLKHGSGTFSYENFGIRL, encoded by the coding sequence ATGATTAATAATAACAAAAACGACTGGTTTACAATTGAAAGAATTGATGATAATACATTTATAATAAGTGAATATAAACATTGGGAAGAAACACATTGTTACATACTAAATGGAACAGAAAAATGCTTATTGATCGACACAGGACTTGGAGTTGAAAATATTTTGGAACAAGTACAAAAACTGACAGACAAACCTGTTACGGTAGTTACAACTCACGTACATTACGACCACTTTGGCGGACATAAATACTTTTCTGACTTTTATGTACACGAAGCAGAAACTGAATGGATAAATGGAGGATTTCCATTGACAATAGAACAGGTTAGAAACTTTTTGATAGAAGAACCATGCGATTTTCCAAAAGATTTTGATGTTAACGCTTACAACCTTTTTAAAGGGATTCCGACAAGAGTGCTAAAAGATAATGATACAATTGAATTGGGAGGACGAACAATACAGGTTTTGCATACTCCCGGACATTCACCGGGACATATGTGCTTTTTTGAAAGAGATAAGGGTTATTTATATACCGGAGATTTGATTTATATGGATGTATTGTTTGCAGATTTTCCGTCAACGGATCCTATTGCTTATATGAATTCAATAAAGAAATTGTTGTCGCTACCGATAAAGAAAATTTTGCCTCCACATCACGATTTGAATGTTCCTTTATCGATTATTAAGGATATGGACAATGCTTTTTCCGAATTGTACCTAAAAGGACAATTAAAACATGGGAGTGGAACATTTTCATATGAAAATTTTGGGATAAGACTATAG